The genomic window TGATTAAACAgctgactttttgttttgtttttgggaatttaaaataaaaaatgacccattgtataaaacaaaaaacacaatgtcaTCGGCTTGAAAGATTTAGAGGACACAAACGTTGAAAAGAAGTAAACCTCATGGTATTATGAAGTCTCTCCAATTATCTTTTCTATTctcaagaaaagacaaaagatatTACATGTGACTCATACACACTGTTTGCAAATATACAAGGAGTTCTCCTCCAGGTTGTTTCAATTTGGTTGCTTTGTACAGTCTCATAGTTGCAGAGGAAGAACTGATGAATGTAGCAGTCACCACTTTGAACGGGAGAAGAAATAGGAGAGAAGAGACGTGGGCAGAAACAATGGAGGGGTGGGGTTGGGGGACAGTAGGAGGACAGGGCCTACGGCAAATGTCCTATCTaggcaggtggtggtggtggaggaagagtcACTGGCCTAGATGACATCACATCCCGTCTCTCCGCGTTTTACTGATCCAGGTTACTGGGCAACTGAACCAAACCTGCTTCCAGAGCCTTCACACGCTCATCGTCATGTTTGGAGAATACTGCAGAGGCAACATGGGGAGAAATGAGTATGTTTGAGTTTGTGTATGTGAGCATTTTTCATAGTTTTACAGTATCTTTAATTATAAATATCTCCAACAATGGACAATTAACTTTTATTAATGAAAGTgaataatgctttttaaaatgtattcctaAATATTCATACCACTCACATGCCTGTACGGTATAATGAAGCAACAGCTAGCAGCCGATTAGCTTAGTTCCCAATACTCATGATATTGAGTTCTGAGATCCCTCTAATCTTCACATGACAATTGACTTACACTTTCATTCTGGAAAGGGTTAAGGAAGTTTCCTcccatctctccatcctccctGGGGGTCCCGGGCTGGTTACTCATACTTAGGTTCCCAGGTGAGTTCTTTTAAAAAGTATGTAAAACAACATTAGCCATCGTATGCtattaaaccaaaaaaaaattaGACTTGCAGTGCATTTGCAgttttaaagtatataaatatcttCTTTTACCTTCGGGAGACTGTCCATATCGCCTGACCCTGAGAGAGGTAACACAAGTATGAGAACTAGTAACCATTATCATGAATGCTTGTTTTGCTTGAAATTAATTGACAAATTAGGGAAAACTATAACCAGAGATTCAGTGTCAATGTAGCACATTCTGTACAAGCTACTTGTTCCTGTACCTAATGATCCATTCATGTGATGGGGCTCCATTCCAGCCATTCCCCCTAGTGGACCGTCACCACCTGAACCCATAGGGAACTGAGGAGAACATACACAGCAGACAATGATGTTCCTGTAACATAACTAAATAACAATGTTTTGAAAGAAATTACTACATCCACACATAAATTCAATCACCATGTGCATTTAAATACACTCAAACACAATGatatatacacagagagagaaatgactCACATTTGGTCGGCTTCCACCTGGAGGGACTGTGTTTATCATAGTGTACATGTTGTCACCAGAGTTGGTTGAATCTGACATAATGAACAGAGAAACAATTAGATGACAAAAGagcaaacacatatatatatatatatatatatatatatatatatatatatatatatatatatatatatacacacaaacagacaaacacacatggaaGACATAGAGCGTACCTGCTGGACTTGGCATAATTGGGGTCCCAGGTGGCCCCCCTCCTCCTGGAGGTCCCTGAAATCACAGGTTTGGTTTCCATAAGATTCATTCATGAACTTGTGCATTTCAGTCTATACAAAtggtgagcagcagcagcagcagcttaaaCCCAAACATACATACCACATAACTTCCTGGAGATGCAGACGAGTAAGGGGTCTACAAAAATACAGAAGCAAATcatgaaagtaatgaaataaCTTTCTGTCGGGTGTCTTTGTTAGAGCACTTACCGAATTGGAGTTTGGAGGATTTGGCCATGGTCTACCCCCACCAGGTCCCCTGGAACACACACCGTTATACACTTTAGTTTTCTGCTTTTGCCAGGGTTCTTGGTTTCTAATTCATTTGGGCAGAGTTGGCAACAACAAGCTCTTCTGTTGCCAGAGAGAGTTAATGGGAACAACAAGTTTTGAAGGAAAGGATAAAAGAAGACAAACTAGAGGAAAGCTGGCTCCTCGCTCCACTTACAGACCCGAGAACATACAGTAAAGTTGTAATTAAAACCACAGAAAGGAAACAGCTGACTCCCTTGTAGTGAGAAATTAAGGTTGTTTGCATTTAATGTCGTCCCTCTGAGGGAGAGAAATGTGAGGAGGTcattttcactgtgtgtgtgtagattgtATTATGTTGATACCACTCACATGTTCATACCAGGCATACCAGGACCAACCAGGGCATTCAGTGGTGGTCTCATCCCACCTCCATAACCCTAAAAAAGAAGACACCAAATGTCCTCAGTTACAAGAGAGTAAGTATCAGAACCAATGCTTTGTAAATATTCCCTCAAATCCTCTGGTCCCATACCTGGGGCCCTAGCGGTACCATGCCTCTGGGTGGAGTCATCCGCTGCATTGGCCCTCCCATATTTAGATGtgctgaaacaaagaaaaaacagtcAAACTACAACCAGTCATCATTTTTTTCCACAACAGTGTATTCAGGTCAGACTGGGGTCTGTTTTGGTTATGTTTACCACTATCATCTTGCTTCAACTGGAAGATGTGGAACGGTTAtcacattacatttacacattgtaaacaactCTCGTCATTGTCTTCTGAACTCTCTCAAACCACCATGTGACATTTACAGTGTGAGCTTTAATTACACCTTCTTCTGATTCTAATGTTGAGTTTAACAGTAAGAACATTGGTGTGTATGGTGAATGGTGTGTGTACTACAAAGATAAACAATGGTTTCATTACTATCAACAATTCCCATGAAAAGGCTTAACTACTAATTcggtgtggctatgcgaagcagcaggctcatagagcctacattaaggtagagaaataatttaaagtttaaaacgttaacaaaaGGAAGGAGCTTATTTGCCCAATTGGACATTGTTTCATAGCTAGCACAGTTTAGATGgaatctttgtttgtttaaatgtaactgtaactttaaatgtaactgtaactttaaatgtaaatgtaactgtaacttaaaaggtaactgtaactttaaatgtatctttaaatgtaactgtaactttaaatgtaactgtaactttaaatgtaactgtaactttaaatgtaactttaaatgtaactttaaatgtaactgtaactttaaatgtaactttaaatatagctgtaactttaaatgtaaatgcaacTTAAAATGtgactgtaacttaaaatataactaactttaaatgtaactttaaatatagctgtaactttaaatgtaactgtaaatgtaaatgcaaCTTAAAATGtgactgtaacttaaaatataactgtaactttaaatgtaactaactttaaatataacattaaatgtaactgtaattttaaatgtaactgtaactttaaatgtaactaactttcaatgtaactgtaaatgtaacttaaaatgtaactgtaacttaaaaggtaactgtaactttaaatgtatctttaaatgtaactgtaactttaaatgtaactgtaactttatatgtaactttaaatgtaactgtaactttaaatgtaaatgtaactgtaactttaaatgtaactaactttaaatataacattaaatgtaactgtaattttaaatgtaactgtaactttaaatgtaactaactttcaatgtaactgtaaatgtaacttaaaatgtaactgtaacttaaaaggtaactgtaactttaaatgtatctttaaatgtaactgtaactttaaatgtaactgtaactttatatgtaactttaaatgtaactgtaactttaaatgtaactgtaactttaaatgtaaatgtaactgtaactttaaatgtaactgtaactttaaatgtaactttaaatgtaactgtaactttaaatgtaactaaataaatCTGGCACATACTGTGCTTTGTGCTTTCacacatgaaaataaattcaattatcactttaattgtaactttaaatgtaattgtaaatgtaactgtactttaaatgtaactttaaatatagctgtaactttaaatgtaactgtaactttaaatgtaactttaaatgtaactgtaactttaaatgtaactaaataaatCTGGCACATACTGGAGATGCTCCATACAAAGCGAcctttgtttggactgaggcagAGGAGATGTATGGCCGCCGACATTTTCTAGTTTACAGCTACTATCCAACACAGAGCAAAATAACATACTGTGCTTTGTGCTTTCacacatgaaaataaattcaattatcactttaattgtaactttaaatgtaattgtaaatgtaactgtactttaaatgtaactttaaatatagctgtaactttaaatgtaactgtaactttaaatgtaactgtacatgtaactgtaactttaaatgtaactataactttaaatgtaattttaaatgtaactaactttaaatcta from Cyclopterus lumpus isolate fCycLum1 chromosome 9, fCycLum1.pri, whole genome shotgun sequence includes these protein-coding regions:
- the si:ch211-130m23.3 gene encoding single-stranded DNA-binding protein 2; the protein is MYAKGKSSNVPSDSQAREKLALYVYEYLLHVGAQKSAQTFLSEIRWEKNITLGEPPGFLHSWWCVFWDLYCAAPERRDSCEHSSEAKAFHDYSAAAAPSPVLGNLPPGEGMPVGPVPPGFFQPFMSPRFPGGPRPPLRLPNQGLGVPGSQPMLPSGMDPTRQQAHLNMGGPMQRMTPPRGMVPLGPQGYGGGMRPPLNALVGPGMPGMNMGPGGGRPWPNPPNSNSTPYSSASPGSYVGPPGGGGPPGTPIMPSPADSTNSGDNMYTMINTVPPGGSRPNFPMGSGGDGPLGGMAGMEPHHMNGSLGSGDMDSLPKNSPGNLSMSNQPGTPREDGEMGGNFLNPFQNESYSPNMTMSV